The following are from one region of the Francisella opportunistica genome:
- the rlmB gene encoding 23S rRNA (guanosine(2251)-2'-O)-methyltransferase RlmB has protein sequence MSSLIYGIHAVDSLVVSDQAKEILVLKKQNLNPKIEAIIAKANSKDIKVTFIDDLKLLPSRIKKDANHQNIFALEKNTFKNYTENDIESLVPQDKKAFILVLDNVQDPHNFGACIRSAHSAGVDFIIISKDNSAPINATVKKVACGATEHTKIVIVTNLARAIEKLKKLGVWIVGLAGEADDSLYAMNLTDPIAIVAGAEGSGMRQRTKASCDFLAKLPMLGEVSSLNVSVATGIALYETVRQRISVV, from the coding sequence ATGAGTAGTTTAATTTATGGAATCCATGCTGTTGATAGTTTAGTAGTATCAGATCAGGCAAAAGAAATATTAGTATTAAAAAAACAAAATCTTAATCCTAAGATAGAAGCTATTATTGCTAAGGCAAATTCAAAAGATATAAAAGTTACTTTTATTGATGATTTAAAGCTACTTCCTAGCCGTATCAAAAAAGATGCTAATCATCAGAATATTTTTGCATTAGAAAAAAATACTTTTAAAAATTATACAGAAAATGACATTGAAAGCTTAGTTCCACAAGATAAAAAAGCATTTATTTTGGTATTAGATAATGTCCAAGATCCCCATAATTTTGGAGCGTGTATTCGCAGCGCGCATTCGGCTGGAGTTGATTTTATAATTATCTCAAAAGACAATAGCGCGCCAATAAATGCTACAGTTAAGAAAGTTGCTTGTGGTGCCACAGAGCATACAAAAATTGTCATAGTTACAAATTTAGCTAGGGCTATTGAGAAGCTTAAAAAGCTAGGTGTTTGGATTGTTGGCTTAGCTGGTGAAGCTGATGATAGTTTATATGCCATGAACTTAACTGATCCTATCGCAATAGTTGCTGGGGCTGAGGGAAGTGGTATGCGTCAACGTACCAAAGCAAGCTGTGATTTCTTGGCTAAATTGCCAATGTTAGGTGAGGTCTCTAGTTTAAATGTTTCAGTAGCTACTGGTATAGCATTGTATGAAACTGTTAGACAAAGAATAAGTGTTGTTTAG
- the mpl gene encoding UDP-N-acetylmuramate:L-alanyl-gamma-D-glutamyl-meso-diaminopimelate ligase — protein sequence MSKHIHILGICGTFMGSLAVLAKQKGYKVTGSDANVYPPMSTYLESQGIQILQGFDCSQLELKPDEIIIGNIMKRGMPIIEKILAERLNYFSGPEWLYQNILKYKKVIAIAGTHGKTTTTTITIKILEQAGLNPSFLVGGVSSDFGVSSRYTDSEYFVIEADEYDTAFFDKRSKLIHYDPSIFVINNIEYDHADIFKNIDAIFWQFHQLVRKMPATAQIIYNAKDENVQKIISMGCWSELIKANSADGVFITKNSSDYSKFELGSADSNSIQITWGLIGEHNALNAMSAYAVAKQLNISDEKIRQALEGFKGVKRRLEVLSYRDNVILYDDFAHHPTSIKLTLEAVRNKAKDAYVVALIDPRSNTMRQGDNKDNLPASIAEADRVLLYNHSLLKWDAKELLKNNDNVDFISNVEDFVTQINDLLNIHQYRNLQFVMMSNGSFDGLREKLVKLLEAK from the coding sequence ATGTCAAAACATATTCATATCTTAGGTATTTGTGGTACCTTTATGGGTTCACTAGCAGTATTAGCAAAACAAAAAGGCTATAAAGTAACAGGATCTGATGCTAATGTTTATCCGCCAATGAGTACTTATCTTGAATCTCAAGGTATACAAATATTGCAAGGATTTGATTGCTCTCAGTTAGAGCTAAAACCTGATGAGATTATTATTGGTAATATTATGAAAAGAGGTATGCCAATAATAGAAAAAATACTTGCAGAAAGGTTAAACTATTTTTCAGGTCCTGAGTGGTTATACCAAAATATCCTCAAGTATAAAAAGGTTATCGCAATAGCTGGGACACATGGTAAGACCACAACTACAACAATCACTATCAAAATACTTGAACAAGCTGGATTAAATCCAAGCTTTTTGGTTGGTGGTGTTAGTAGTGATTTTGGCGTTTCCTCGCGCTACACTGATTCTGAGTATTTTGTTATTGAAGCTGATGAATATGATACTGCTTTTTTTGATAAGCGTTCAAAGCTAATTCATTATGATCCAAGTATTTTTGTAATTAATAATATTGAATATGATCATGCTGATATTTTTAAAAATATTGATGCGATATTCTGGCAGTTTCATCAATTAGTTAGAAAAATGCCAGCTACAGCACAGATTATCTATAATGCTAAGGATGAAAATGTCCAAAAAATAATATCTATGGGGTGTTGGTCAGAGCTTATTAAAGCAAATTCAGCTGATGGAGTTTTTATAACTAAAAATAGCTCCGACTACTCTAAGTTTGAACTGGGTAGTGCTGATAGTAATAGTATCCAAATAACATGGGGTTTAATAGGTGAGCATAATGCCTTAAACGCTATGAGTGCTTATGCTGTGGCAAAGCAGCTTAATATTTCTGATGAAAAGATTAGGCAAGCTTTAGAGGGGTTTAAAGGTGTTAAAAGACGCCTAGAAGTATTGTCATATCGAGATAATGTTATTTTGTATGATGATTTTGCTCATCACCCAACATCGATTAAATTGACTTTAGAAGCTGTGCGTAATAAAGCCAAAGATGCTTATGTAGTAGCACTTATCGATCCACGTTCAAATACTATGCGTCAAGGCGATAACAAAGATAATCTTCCGGCATCAATTGCCGAAGCTGATAGAGTGTTGTTGTATAATCATAGCCTACTAAAATGGGATGCTAAAGAACTGCTCAAAAACAATGATAATGTTGATTTTATCAGTAATGTTGAAGATTTTGTTACACAAATAAATGACTTACTAAATATTCATCAATACAGAAATTTACAATTTGTGATGATGAGTAATGGCTCATTTGATGGCTTAAGAGAAAAGCTAGTAAAACTTTTGGAGGCTAAATGA
- the pyrE gene encoding orotate phosphoribosyltransferase translates to MFIEFALESKVLKFGEFTLKSGRISPYFFNAGLFNSGNQLATLADYYAQLIIKSDIKYNILFGPAYKGIPLVAAISTVLALKYNIDMPYAFDRKEAKDHGEGGIFVGANMTNKKVLLIDDVMTAGTAFYESYHKLKSINAEIAGVVLAIDRQEKATDCDISATKKISQDFNIPVSAVTNFASIFEYVKENLDETMINKFKQYRQKYGS, encoded by the coding sequence ATGTTTATAGAGTTTGCTCTTGAAAGTAAAGTGCTTAAATTTGGTGAGTTTACCCTAAAATCAGGACGTATAAGCCCATATTTTTTTAATGCTGGTTTATTTAACTCTGGTAACCAGCTTGCAACACTGGCAGATTACTATGCTCAGTTAATCATTAAAAGTGATATCAAATACAATATTTTATTTGGTCCAGCATACAAGGGGATACCTTTAGTTGCAGCAATTTCAACTGTTTTAGCTCTAAAATACAATATTGATATGCCGTATGCTTTTGATCGTAAAGAAGCAAAAGATCATGGTGAAGGAGGTATTTTTGTCGGTGCTAATATGACAAACAAAAAAGTGTTACTTATCGATGATGTAATGACAGCAGGCACTGCTTTTTATGAATCCTATCACAAACTAAAAAGTATTAATGCTGAAATAGCTGGTGTTGTATTAGCTATTGATCGTCAAGAGAAAGCCACAGATTGTGATATTTCAGCAACAAAAAAAATCTCTCAAGATTTTAATATCCCAGTTTCAGCTGTGACAAACTTTGCAAGTATTTTTGAGTATGTCAAAGAAAACCTTGATGAAACAATGATTAATAAATTTAAACAATACCGTCAAAAATATGGCTCATAA
- a CDS encoding UDP-2,3-diacylglucosamine diphosphatase, with amino-acid sequence MAHNKDIYLISDLHLNANHAEMAKLFKKFLDNITSQQNQLFILGDFFDYWIGDNHRDDFYHKITAWLKLASDKGLEIFFMYGNRDFLIGSKFAKQSGVTLIKDPFYLNIADKKIVFSHGDLFCTDDKSYQIYRKWIAYNPILRFIFKRLPLFIREYTAKNVRKASYVKNRKHPNVDVTSKGVEKYRKGCDIVVHGHTHKMAIHIADDYIRYVLGDWFKDGNYIKISKDGEIMQVTTLR; translated from the coding sequence ATGGCTCATAATAAAGATATTTATCTGATTTCTGATTTACACTTAAATGCTAATCATGCTGAGATGGCAAAGCTTTTTAAAAAGTTTCTAGATAATATTACATCACAGCAGAATCAACTTTTTATCTTAGGTGATTTTTTTGACTACTGGATTGGAGATAATCATCGAGATGACTTCTATCACAAGATCACAGCATGGTTAAAACTAGCTTCTGATAAAGGTTTAGAAATTTTTTTCATGTATGGTAATCGCGATTTTTTAATAGGAAGCAAATTTGCTAAACAAAGTGGCGTTACACTAATTAAAGATCCCTTTTATTTAAATATTGCTGATAAAAAAATAGTTTTCTCACATGGCGATCTATTTTGTACCGATGATAAAAGCTATCAAATTTATAGAAAATGGATCGCCTACAATCCTATTTTAAGGTTTATTTTTAAAAGATTACCGCTATTTATAAGAGAATATACTGCAAAAAATGTCCGTAAAGCTAGTTATGTAAAAAATCGCAAGCACCCAAATGTAGATGTCACCTCTAAAGGGGTAGAAAAATATCGTAAAGGTTGTGATATTGTTGTTCATGGCCATACGCATAAAATGGCAATACACATTGCAGATGATTATATTAGATATGTACTTGGTGATTGGTTCAAAGACGGTAATTATATAAAAATTTCAAAAGATGGCGAAATTATGCAGGTTACTACATTAAGATAA